One genomic region from Sphingobacterium multivorum encodes:
- a CDS encoding sigma-70 family RNA polymerase sigma factor, protein MEINYAFIVRRFEEYFDLWSSKVYQYALNKTKSSYLAEETVQRVFIKLWKNMRDKNIDSSIESQIFCITRTVVIDLVKAEYNRKKLLDHDQTVVLRHSPHDDFYAKQLSSTLHEIVDKLPKKRREIFMLSRFSNLSHQEIAKKLAISTKTVENQLTLALKTIRKALLFSILVQIIF, encoded by the coding sequence ATGGAAATCAATTATGCGTTTATTGTCCGAAGATTTGAGGAATACTTTGACCTATGGAGTTCCAAAGTATACCAATATGCGCTCAACAAAACCAAATCTTCTTATCTAGCCGAAGAAACTGTGCAGCGTGTATTTATCAAACTCTGGAAAAATATGCGTGACAAAAATATTGATTCCAGCATAGAATCCCAGATTTTCTGTATCACCCGAACAGTAGTGATTGATTTGGTCAAAGCAGAGTATAATCGAAAGAAACTTTTGGATCACGATCAGACAGTTGTCTTGCGGCATAGTCCTCATGATGATTTTTATGCCAAACAACTTTCATCCACACTTCATGAAATTGTCGATAAATTACCAAAGAAACGCAGGGAGATCTTTATGCTAAGCCGGTTTTCCAATCTTTCGCACCAAGAAATTGCTAAAAAGCTAGCCATATCGACGAAAACCGTAGAAAACCAGCTAACGCTAGCACTAAAAACCATTCGCAAGGCTTTATTGTTCAGTATACTGGTGCAAATTATTTTTTAA
- a CDS encoding CsbD family protein, with translation MSELTWKGRWNEIKGKVKQQYADLTDDDLLYAEGKEDELVGKLQKKTGKTQDEVNKWLNDL, from the coding sequence ATGAGCGAATTAACATGGAAAGGCCGTTGGAACGAAATCAAAGGTAAGGTAAAACAACAATATGCAGACCTTACCGACGATGATCTATTGTATGCTGAGGGCAAAGAAGACGAATTGGTAGGTAAACTTCAAAAGAAGACCGGTAAAACACAAGATGAGGTAAATAAGTGGTTGAACGATTTGTAG
- a CDS encoding DUF5777 family beta-barrel protein — MRKILLILLCFPFAKSFAQEDLDKLIHIDAPKNEKVTATFKSGNLINLKTTETIHRNEMDFRVDHRFGDIAGSAGGGKNFFGLDNSTDIRIGFDYGLFDNLNIGIARAKGATAVRQLFEGNVKYRFIEQTVDNSIPVSVAFFGSTTLSAMEASTDKSSAASFENFNDRLSYVTQLIIARKFSSDLSLVVVPSYLHRNYTAFNDQNDVFAIGIGGRAKVSNRIALVADYTLPFRKASNKKYREEVSGQRYYNALGVGLEMDTGGHIFHLNFTNATAIQESQFISETNSSWGKGQFRWGFSIARRFNFNKK, encoded by the coding sequence ATGAGAAAAATACTACTTATACTCCTGTGCTTTCCTTTCGCAAAGTCATTTGCGCAGGAAGATCTCGATAAATTAATCCATATCGATGCACCCAAAAATGAAAAAGTCACGGCGACCTTTAAATCCGGCAATTTGATCAATCTCAAGACCACAGAAACAATTCATCGTAATGAAATGGACTTTAGAGTAGATCACCGCTTTGGCGATATCGCGGGCAGCGCGGGTGGAGGTAAAAATTTCTTTGGCCTCGATAATTCGACCGACATCCGAATAGGTTTTGATTATGGTTTATTCGATAACCTGAACATTGGAATCGCCCGCGCGAAGGGCGCAACGGCTGTTCGGCAGCTATTTGAGGGTAATGTGAAATACCGATTTATCGAACAAACCGTCGACAATAGCATACCTGTTTCCGTAGCTTTTTTTGGAAGCACTACCCTATCCGCGATGGAAGCTAGTACGGATAAGTCTTCAGCAGCAAGCTTTGAGAACTTCAATGACCGATTGAGTTATGTAACGCAGCTCATCATCGCCCGAAAATTCAGTTCAGATCTTTCGCTCGTTGTAGTTCCTTCTTATCTTCACCGAAATTACACGGCTTTTAATGATCAGAATGATGTATTCGCTATCGGTATCGGTGGGCGGGCTAAGGTTAGCAATCGAATTGCGCTAGTCGCAGACTATACATTGCCTTTCCGAAAAGCATCGAACAAGAAGTACCGTGAAGAAGTGAGTGGTCAACGTTACTATAATGCTTTGGGTGTCGGTCTAGAAATGGATACCGGAGGCCATATCTTCCACCTCAATTTTACCAATGCGACTGCAATACAAGAATCTCAGTTTATCAGCGAAACAAATAGCTCATGGGGCAAAGGGCAATTTCGCTGGGGATTTAGCATCGCGCGACGATTCAATTTTAACAAAAAATAA